A part of Numenius arquata chromosome 2, bNumArq3.hap1.1, whole genome shotgun sequence genomic DNA contains:
- the LSMEM1 gene encoding leucine-rich single-pass membrane protein 1 has product MGCFAALHRCDGFADHLKLRIGDARVLVFKLGWCQESFRDGDTMERPSLEINLPDTHEEGKLYVVDSLNNLNKLNVCPDGSQHALDEEENTGGTGENRAESNTRNQCLFFITFILTLIVSLALVSFVIFLIIQTRNKMDQLTSRLISEKKNIEELKKMNNMILKHLNQSGIKRRDLFTQSPDLQDYLFTHAELKVPGE; this is encoded by the exons ATGGGCTGTTTTGCTGCCCTACACAGATGTGATGGGTTTGCAGACCACCTCAAGCTTAGAATTGGAGATGCCCGAGTCCTTGTCTTCAAATTAGGATGGTGTCAGGAATCTTTTAGGGATggag ATACAATGGAGAGGCCTTCCTTGGAAATTAACCTGCCCGATACTCATGAAGAAGGAAAGCTTTATGTAGTTGATTCCTTAAACAATCTTAACAAACTAAATGTTTGTCCCGATGGATCCCAACATGCACTAG ATGAGGAAGAGAACACCGGTGGTACTGGAGAAAACAGGGCAGAGAGCAATACAAGAAACCAGTGTTTGTTCTTCATCACCTTCATTCTTACTTTGATCGTCAGTTTGGCACTTGTTTCATTTGTTATATTCTTAATAA ttCAAACGAGAAATAAGATGGACCAATTAACAAGCAGACTAATATCTGAAAAGAAGAATATAGAAGAGCTTAAGAAAATGAACAATATGATATTAAAGCATCTAAATCAATCGGGAATTAAGAGGAGAGACCTCTTCACACAGTCTCCTGATCTTCAGGATTACCTCTTTACCCATGCTGAGCTGAAAGTCCCTGGAGAATAG